TATCCGATTTCAGTGCTAATGTCACTGAAGGCTATGCACCACTTACTGTTTCATTCACTGATCTCTCAACCAATGCAACGTCATGGTCCTGGGATATTGATGCTGACGGTACCGAGGATTACTCCAGCCAGAATATAATTCATACGTATGATACAGCTGGTTTGTATACTGTCAATCTTACTGTCAGTAATATTAATGGCACTGCTTCCGAAATCAAGACCGGTTATATCAATGTGACAT
This genomic interval from Methanococcoides sp. AM1 contains the following:
- a CDS encoding PKD domain-containing protein, whose product is SDFSANVTEGYAPLTVSFTDLSTNATSWSWDIDADGTEDYSSQNIIHTYDTAGLYTVNLTVSNINGTASEIKTGYINVT